One region of Zingiber officinale cultivar Zhangliang chromosome 7B, Zo_v1.1, whole genome shotgun sequence genomic DNA includes:
- the LOC122005754 gene encoding uncharacterized protein LOC122005754 yields the protein MASLTPGVLLKLLQSMNTDARIAGEHRSALLQVTGIVPALSASTADDLWPSHGFYLQLSDSTNSTYVTLSDVEADAILSSRPQIGQLVHVDRLQFAHPVPRAVGLRPVPGARVHLIVGSPEPLVARSSPDQRSFVIQPASAAEAGPPLVSSSSFRSNSLLHDKDRRTIFAARENVIKNHVDSAGKPRRFTSPASAKLSSRKVSLGDVNGSGDLARDPSPASKATSRASSPAVQVRSGARASSPVPSKCEVPSLVAAKDENRRIAREPAIIVPSRYRQPSPIARKASGSPMGRRASISPARRLSGGFKMTSPAGGEAGGKKKTGLVVGGFAKVSDAASGSLKSIRKSWDDSLPNVVGVSESKDKGGSKSKADKQSILTTQVAVSQRRSNVGRMQTNDENTTFSEKRRTNNRVYSSCESDKSNMIPKITVHDRKWTDGSILFDSVSENLARLGKEAFQRRNIAAVAAAEAIEEALATESVIRILSMFSDLCSSSNASNPVPMIDRFLPLYNDVLRWTAVAESLYANRNSEGQRDAVPTEHSSLATLWVEAALATDIQVLHLVSEEAENLSKRKASERLTIPQLDSSKTFSSKRQSVGVPSRNNHLKCLLTPSTNTWSRGHELSETLELAKTLKREMQLWFLKSVEEAMDVGFRLFGEKIDMDEEVNRKEKVTAVLSQLKRINDWLDAVVRTPEIDTLKEKIEQLKRKIYGFVITHVGTAFDNSVILS from the exons ATGGCGTCCCTCACGCCGGGCGTCCTCCTCAAGCTGCTGCAGTCCATGAACACTGACGCCAGGATCGCCGGCGAGCACCGTTCCGCCCTGCTCCAGGTCACCGGCATCGTTCCTGCCCTCTCAGCCTCCACCGCCGATGACTTGTGGCCCTCCCACGGCTTCTACCTCCAACTCTCTGACTCCACCAACTCCACCTACGTTACCCTTTCTGATGTCGAGGCAGATGCCATCCTTTCCAGCCGCCCCCAGATCGGCCAGCTTGTCCACGTCGATCGCCTACAGTTCGCCCACCCTGTTCCCCGCGCCGTCGGCCTCCGTCCTGTCCCCGGTGCTCGAGTCCACCTAATTGTCGGCTCCCCTGAACCCCTCGTCGCTCGCTCCTCCCCGGACCAGCGGAGCTTTGTCATCCAGCCCGCCTCAGCCGCTGAGGCTGGACCTCCCCTtgtctcctcttcctccttcagATCCAATTCCCTCCTCCACGACAAAGATAGAAGAACCATCTTTGCCGCCAGGGAGAACGTCATCAAGAACCATGTCGATTCGGCCGGAAAGCCACGGAGATTCACGTCTCCCGCCTCAGCAAAATTGTCCTCCAGGAAAGTTTCTCTCGGTGACGTCAATGGCTCAGGGGATTTGGCACGCGATCCGTCTCCAGCCTCAAAAGCAACCTCTCGGGCGTCGTCACCTGCAGTGCAAGTAAGGTCAGGCGCGAGGGCCTCGTCCCCTGTTCCCTCCAAGTGCGAAGTGCCCAGTCTGGTTGCAGCGAAAGACGAGAACCGGAGAATAGCAAGGGAGCCTGCCATCATCGTGCCGTCTAGATACCGGCAACCATCTCCTATTGCGAGGAAAGCTTCTGGATCGCCAATGGGTAGAAGGGCCTCCATTTCTCCTGCACGGAGGCTCTCAGGAGGGTTCAAAATGACCTCGCCTGCAGGTGGGGAGGCTGGggggaagaagaaaacaggatTGGTCGTTGGGGGCTTTGCAAAAGTGTCCGATGCAGCCTCAGGTTCCCTGAAATCCATCAGGAAGAGCTGGGACGATTCATTGCCTAATGTGGTCGGAGTTTCCGAGTCCAAAGATAAAGGAGGGTCAAAGAGCAAGGCAGACAAACAATCCATTTTGACAACTCAG GTTGCTGTGTCACAAAGGAGGAGCAATGTAGGAAGAATGCAAACAAATGATGAGAACACAACGTTCAGTGAAAAGCGAAGGACGAATAACAGGGTTTATTCATCCTGCGAATCCGATAAATCCAACATGATTCCAAAAATTACCGTTCATGACAGGAAGTGGACTGATGGCAGTATCCTGTTTGATTCTGTGTCTGAAAACCTTGCAAGGCTAGGAAAG GAGGCATTTCAAAGAAGAAACATTGCTGCAGTAGCTGCAGCTGAGGCAATTGAAGAGGCTTTGGCTACAGAATCTGTTATTAGGATCTTAAG CATGTTTTCTGACCTCTGTTCATCATCAAATGCTAGCAACCCTGTTCCAATGATTGATAGATTTCTACCATTGTACAACGATGTTTTAAGGTGGACTGCTGTTGCTGAGTCTCTGTATGCCAATCGCAATTCTGAAGGGCAGAGGGATGCTGTACCAACTGAGCATAGCAGTTTGGCAACTCTCTGGGTTGAAGCAGCATTAGCCACAGATATTCAAGTTCTCCATTTAGTAAGTGAAGAGGCTGAGAACCTATCAAAGAGAAAGGCTTCTGAAAGACTTACAATCCCACAATTGGATTCTTCAAAAACATTTTCGTCGAAAAGGCAATCAGTTGGCGTTCCTTCTAGGAACAACCACTTGAAATGTTTGCTCACTCCCTCAACAAACACTTGGAGCAGAGGTCATGAGTTGAGTGAAACATTGGAGCTTGCTAAAACTCTCAAAAGGGAAATGCAACTTTGGTTTCTGAAGTCTGTAGAGGAAGCAATGGATGTGGGCTTCCGATTATTTGGAGAGAAAATAGACATGGATGAGGAGGTCAATCGCAAGGAGAAAGTTACAGCAGTTCTCTCACAATTGAAGAGGATCAATGATTGGTTGGATGCGGTGGTGAGGACACCGGAGATTGATACATTGAAGGAAAAGATTGAGCAATTGAAGCGAAAGATATATGGGTTTGTGATCACTCATGTTGGCACTGCATTTGATAACTCCGTTATTCTCTCTTAG